From Mauremys mutica isolate MM-2020 ecotype Southern chromosome 15, ASM2049712v1, whole genome shotgun sequence, one genomic window encodes:
- the LOC123350385 gene encoding galactoside alpha-(1,2)-fucosyltransferase 2-like isoform X2 has protein sequence MWTVNSAGRLGNQMGEYATLYALAKMNGRQAYILPEMHQQLAPLFRITLPVLSSDVVWSVPWRNYGLHDWMSEEYRHIKGKYVRLTGYSCSWTFYHHLRQEILQEFSFHDHVKEEANRYLAGLRGQRRNVTYVGVHVRRGDYVRVMTKKWKGVVADKAYLEKAMGYFRAKYQEPVFVVTSNGMEWCRENIDTSRGDVYFSGDGKESSPGRDFALLAHCNHTIMTIGTLGIWAGYLVGGETIYLANYMLPDSPFLKIFKPEAAFLPEWIGIDADLSPLQRGTSG, from the coding sequence ATGTGGACCGTGAACTCCGCCGGGCGCCTGGGGAACCAGATGGGGGAATACGCCACCCTCTACGCCCTGGCCAAGATGAACGGGCGCCAGGCCTACATCCTCCCGGAGATGCACCAGCAGCTGGCGCCGCTCTTCCGCATCACCCTGCCCGTGCTCTCCAGCGACGTGGTCTGGAGCGTCCCGTGGAGGAACTATGGGCTCCACGACTGGATGTCGGAGGAGTACAGGCACATCAAGGGGAAATACGTCCGGCTGACAGGCTACTCCTGCTCCTGGACCTTCTACCACCACCTCCGGCAGGAGATCCTCCAGGAATTCTCCTTCCACGACCACGTCAAGGAGGAGGCCAACCGGTACCTGGCTGGGTTGCGTGGGCAGCGCCGGAACGTGACCTACGTGGGCGTCCACGTCCGGAGGGGGGACTACGTCCGGGTGATGACCAAGAAATGGAAGGGGGTGGTGGCGGACAAGGCCTACCTGGAGAAGGCCATGGGCTACTTCCGGGCCAAGTACCAGGAGCCGGTCTTCGTGGTGACCAGCAACGGGATGGAGTGGTGCCGGGAGAACATCGACACCTCGCGGGGGGACGTGTATTTCTCGGGGGACGGGAAGGAGTCGTCGCCGGGGAGGGACTTTGCTCTCTTGGCCCATTGCAACCACACGATCATGACCATCGGGACCCTCGGCATCTGGGCCGGTTACCTGGTCGGTGGGGAGACCATCTACTTGGCCAACTACATGCTCCCCGATTCCCCCTTCCTCAAGATCTTCAAGCCTGAGGCCGCCTTCCTGCCCGAGTGGATCGGGATCGACGCCGATCTCTCCCCGCTGCAGAGGGGGACATCTGGCTAA
- the LOC123350385 gene encoding galactoside alpha-(1,2)-fucosyltransferase 2-like isoform X1 — protein MTASDSWVPFRLPLQLSLYLLAIMTFSFLIHLRSWFSTERQRLHSPNATDRSPTTHPTTTPATEQGMWTVNSAGRLGNQMGEYATLYALAKMNGRQAYILPEMHQQLAPLFRITLPVLSSDVVWSVPWRNYGLHDWMSEEYRHIKGKYVRLTGYSCSWTFYHHLRQEILQEFSFHDHVKEEANRYLAGLRGQRRNVTYVGVHVRRGDYVRVMTKKWKGVVADKAYLEKAMGYFRAKYQEPVFVVTSNGMEWCRENIDTSRGDVYFSGDGKESSPGRDFALLAHCNHTIMTIGTLGIWAGYLVGGETIYLANYMLPDSPFLKIFKPEAAFLPEWIGIDADLSPLQRGTSG, from the coding sequence ATGACTGcctcggactcctgggtccccttccggctgcccctgcagctcagcCTCTACCTGCTGGCCATCATGACCTTCTCCTTCCTCATCCACCTACGCAGCTGGTTCTCCACTGAAAGGCAGAGGCTCCACTCCCCAAATGCCACGGACAGGTCCCCAACCACGCACCCCACCACAACCCCCGCCACGGAGCAGGGCATGTGGACCGTGAACTCCGCCGGGCGCCTGGGGAACCAGATGGGGGAATACGCCACCCTCTACGCCCTGGCCAAGATGAACGGGCGCCAGGCCTACATCCTCCCGGAGATGCACCAGCAGCTGGCGCCGCTCTTCCGCATCACCCTGCCCGTGCTCTCCAGCGACGTGGTCTGGAGCGTCCCGTGGAGGAACTATGGGCTCCACGACTGGATGTCGGAGGAGTACAGGCACATCAAGGGGAAATACGTCCGGCTGACAGGCTACTCCTGCTCCTGGACCTTCTACCACCACCTCCGGCAGGAGATCCTCCAGGAATTCTCCTTCCACGACCACGTCAAGGAGGAGGCCAACCGGTACCTGGCTGGGTTGCGTGGGCAGCGCCGGAACGTGACCTACGTGGGCGTCCACGTCCGGAGGGGGGACTACGTCCGGGTGATGACCAAGAAATGGAAGGGGGTGGTGGCGGACAAGGCCTACCTGGAGAAGGCCATGGGCTACTTCCGGGCCAAGTACCAGGAGCCGGTCTTCGTGGTGACCAGCAACGGGATGGAGTGGTGCCGGGAGAACATCGACACCTCGCGGGGGGACGTGTATTTCTCGGGGGACGGGAAGGAGTCGTCGCCGGGGAGGGACTTTGCTCTCTTGGCCCATTGCAACCACACGATCATGACCATCGGGACCCTCGGCATCTGGGCCGGTTACCTGGTCGGTGGGGAGACCATCTACTTGGCCAACTACATGCTCCCCGATTCCCCCTTCCTCAAGATCTTCAAGCCTGAGGCCGCCTTCCTGCCCGAGTGGATCGGGATCGACGCCGATCTCTCCCCGCTGCAGAGGGGGACATCTGGCTAA